The Atlantibacter hermannii genomic interval GGCGCTGCCAAGCCTGGTGATGCGCTCACCCGTACAGGTGAAACGGGCAGAAATGACCCGGGCCGCATAATCCTGCCCACGCCGCCGCTCACACCGGCGGCGTTTTTTTTGCCATTCTCCCCTGCCGCACGATAACTTGTCGTTTCGTCACGCGGATGCTAAGCGTTATAGAACTTTATTATAAGGATGATTATGGCGACTCAACGGTTAGGACAAGCGGTGGTGATTGGCGCGGTGATGATTTTTGGTCTCACCTATGGCCTGAGCGCACCGTTAATTTCATTACGCCTTCACACCGAAGGATATGACGAGTGGTTTATCGGCCTGAATGCCGCCATGCACGCCGTCGGCGTGTTCGCCGTCGCGCCGTTCCTGCCAGCGCTGTGCCAGCGCAGCACGCCCGGTGCCCTGATCACCCGTTCCTTATTCGCCATTCTGGTGCTGCTGTGCCTGTTTCCTTTTGTTCCCCTGCTCGGCTGGTTCGCATTGCGCTTTTTACTGGGCGTGTTCAGCGAAATCATTCTGGTAGTAACGGAAACCTGGCTCAACCACACCACCGTTGAACAGGCGCGGGCGAAAACGCTCGCCTGGTACACCGCCAGCCTCTCTTTAGGTTACGCCATCGGGCCGTTGCTGTTGCTGATCGCGCCTGGCGATATTCCCTTCTATTTAGGCGGCGGCCTGGCGCTGCTCAGCGCCGTGATCCTCTGGACCAGCGCCCCGCCAAGCCCGCCACTGGCGGAAGAAAAAGTAAGCGGCATTTTACGTTACATCTGGATGGCACCGCTGGCGATGGCGGCTACTGCGCTGAATGCCGCGCTCGAAGCGGCCGGGTTAAACCTGCTGGTGGTCTATGCCATGCAAATGGGCTGGAGCGAACAGGCCGCCACAGAGCTGCTGGCCGTGCTTATGGTGGGCGCGATTGTGCTGCAACTCCCGGTGGGCTGGCTGGCGGACAAGTACGATCGCCATAAATTGCTGCTGGCCTGTGCCGCGCTGTCGACGATTGGGGCATTGCTGTGGCCGCTGGCGCTGAATGTGCCGCTGCTGGCGTGGCTGCTGATGTTTTTCTGGGGTGGCGTGTTTGTGGCGATTTATACCCTGATTATCACTCAGGTGGGATCGCGCTGGACCGGCAGCCACCTGGCTGGCGTGTACGCGGCGATGTCGATCATGTGGGGCGTTGGCGCGCTGATCGGCCCAAGCCTGGGCGGTATTGCCATGAGCGCTTTCACTCACGGCTTGCCCTATCTGGCGGCGCTGCTATGCGGGCTGTTTTTCCTCTGGGCGCTGTGGATTGACCGCCGGGGTAACGGTGGGGACGCGCCCCACCGTGCGGCTTAAAGTGCGATACGGATAATATCGTCCGGGCTGGTCGCTTCCTGCTTACGGCTGGAAGGCTGCTTGACGCTGACGTACAGCGTCTTGCCATCCGGGGACAGCGCCAGGCTGTTAGGGTGAACCGGCGTCTCGAAGGTTTCACCACTTTGTACGTTTTGGCGTCAATCACGCTGACCGTTCCGGCCTGACGGTGCGTCACATAGGCTTCGTTACGCGCCGGGTTAAACAGTACCGCCAGCGACGCCGGGGCGTCGATTTTCGCCAGTACAGTGCCATCGCGGGTATCTACCGCCAGCACCTGCGGCTGGCTGGAATCGGTGATAAATGCGCGATGGTTTGCCGGATCAAGGCTGATGTTCAGGAAGAAATGCTCTTTGCCGTCGTCGAGCAGTTTCTTGCGCAGCACCTGTTTGTTGTTGGTGGTATCGAAGGCGATCAGTTCACCATCGGCATTGGTGGTATAAACGCGTTTCGCGGCGCTATCCACCGCCAGGCCGGTGCTGTATTTGCCGGTGCCGGTCAGCGTCGTGCGCAGGGTCATGGTTTCGCCATCGATCACCCAAATCACACTGTCTTCGCTAAGGCCGGTGACGTACACGGTATTGGTTGCCTCATCCACTGCCAACTGGCGAGTGTGCATCGGCTTAACCGTCTCGCTACGTTTGCGCTTATCCAGCACGAGACGCCCTTTCACTTCGCCGGTTTTGGCGTCAATCGCCGTTACCGCGCTGTCCACGGTATTGCCCACCCACAGCGTATCGGTTTTGGTATTGATGGCTGCGCCAAACGGTTTGAGATCGTTATGAATGCGCTGTTTCACGTCCAGCGTAGCGGGATCGAGCTTATACACCACGCCGCCCTTATCCATAGAGCGACTCTGCGAGGTAGCCACATACAGCGCCTGTTCCGCCGGGCTGTAGACCATTTCGTACGCCCCTTTGTCGACGGGCTTACGCAGCAGTTCATCGGCGGCGTGGCTGGTGAAGGTCGCGAACGACGTGCCAAACAACAGTGCGGCAGTTAACGCACGGCGGGCGAACAGATGACGAAATTCCATAACAACTCCCTTTTTAGGTAAAAATAGCGGCGTCACATTGCATTCCCTGAACGGCCATGATGTCTCACGGCTCTTATTTTGATGAGAATAATAATCATTATTTTTACAAAAAGGGAACAATTTTGCGTAACTGCCTACGAATTGCCCACTACACTTCAATTGTTAACGATATGTGCCGTTAAAATTTCAACGCATTTACAAATAACCTAACATTCTGTGGCATTTATTCTAATTTGGTCTTTTGCATGATTATTTTTCGCGCGTTATTCCCCTTACCGGTAATGTTGTTGCCGGCGATTTTTGCCCCTCTGTCGGCCAGTGCCGCAGATAACGAACAAACCATGGTGGTAACCGCCTCCCCCGGTCCGGTGTCCGAACTGGAAACGCCAGCGGCAGTCAGCGTGGTGACCGGTGACGATCTGCGTTATGCCGCGCCGCAGATTAATCTGTCGGAAAATCTTGGCAGCGTGCCGGGATTACAGATCCTGAACCGGCAGAACTATGCGCAGGATTTGCAGCTGTCGATTCGCGGCTTCGGGTCGCGCTCCACTTACGGCGTGCGTGGTATTCGCCTGTATGTGGACGGCATTCCGGCCACCATGCCGGACGGCCAGGGGCAAACCTCGAACATCGATCTCAACAGCGTGGCGAGTGTGGAAGTGCTGCGCGGGCCGTTTTCCGCCCTGTATGGCAACGCCTCGGGCGGCGTGATCGATGTGAAAACCGAAACCGGCGAAGCGCCGCCGACGATTGAAACCAGCAGCTATTACGGCAGCTTCGGCACCTGGCGCTACGGTCTGAAAGCCAGCGGTGCGACAGGCGACGGCACCCAGCCTGGCGATGTGAATTACACCGTCTCTTCCACCCGATTCACCACCCACGGCTTTCGCGATCACAGCGACGCACGGAAAAATCTCGCCAACGCCAAACTGGGCGTGCGGATAGACGACGTCAGCACCCTGACGCTGCTGTTGAATAGCGTGGATATTCGCGCCAACGATCCCGGCGGCCTGTCATACAGCGAATGGCGTGACAATCCGCGTCAGTCGCCACGTGGCGAGCAGTACGATACGCGCAAAACCATCCGTCAAACCCAGGCGGGCCTGAATTATCAACGAGCGTTGAGCACCAGCGACGATCTGAGCATCACGGCTTATGCGGGCCAGCGTGAAACCGTGCAGTATCAGTCCATCCCCGCCGGGCCGCAGCGTAATCCGACGCACCCGGGCGGCGTTATCGATCTCAGTCGCCATTATCAGGGGGTCGACAGCCGCCTGACGCACCGCGACACCCTGTGGACGCTACCGGTGGACGTCACGGTCGGGCTTAACTACGAAAACATGAGCGAGAACCGCAAAGGCTTCGAGAACTTCACGCTGGACAACGGCGTGCCACTGTATGGCGTCAAAGGCGATAAGCGCCGCGACGAGCGCAACCTGATGTGGAATCTCGATCCCTATTTGCAGTCAAGCTGGCAACTCAGCGACGCGCTGTCCCTTGATGCCGGGGTGCGTTACAGCTCAATCTGGTTTGACGCCAACGACCATTACATCACCGCCGCCAATGGCGACGACAGCGGCGAGGCCAGCTATCACAAATGGCTGCCTGCGGGCGCGTTGAAATACAAAGTCACCGACGCATGGAATGTGTATCTCTCTGCGGGACGCGGTTTCGAAACGCCCACCATTAACGAGCTGTCGTACCGCTCCGGCGGGCAAAACGGCCTGAATCTGGCGCTAAAACCCTCCACC includes:
- the ycaD_2 gene encoding MFS family transporter protein; the protein is MATQRLGQAVVIGAVMIFGLTYGLSAPLISLRLHTEGYDEWFIGLNAAMHAVGVFAVAPFLPALCQRSTPGALITRSLFAILVLLCLFPFVPLLGWFALRFLLGVFSEIILVVTETWLNHTTVEQARAKTLAWYTASLSLGYAIGPLLLLIAPGDIPFYLGGGLALLSAVILWTSAPPSPPLAEEKVSGILRYIWMAPLAMAATALNAALEAAGLNLLVVYAMQMGWSEQAATELLAVLMVGAIVLQLPVGWLADKYDRHKLLLACAALSTIGALLWPLALNVPLLAWLLMFFWGGVFVAIYTLIITQVGSRWTGSHLAGVYAAMSIMWGVGALIGPSLGGIAMSAFTHGLPYLAALLCGLFFLWALWIDRRGNGGDAPHRAA
- the fecA gene encoding TonB-dependent receptor, whose amino-acid sequence is MIIFRALFPLPVMLLPAIFAPLSASAADNEQTMVVTASPGPVSELETPAAVSVVTGDDLRYAAPQINLSENLGSVPGLQILNRQNYAQDLQLSIRGFGSRSTYGVRGIRLYVDGIPATMPDGQGQTSNIDLNSVASVEVLRGPFSALYGNASGGVIDVKTETGEAPPTIETSSYYGSFGTWRYGLKASGATGDGTQPGDVNYTVSSTRFTTHGFRDHSDARKNLANAKLGVRIDDVSTLTLLLNSVDIRANDPGGLSYSEWRDNPRQSPRGEQYDTRKTIRQTQAGLNYQRALSTSDDLSITAYAGQRETVQYQSIPAGPQRNPTHPGGVIDLSRHYQGVDSRLTHRDTLWTLPVDVTVGLNYENMSENRKGFENFTLDNGVPLYGVKGDKRRDERNLMWNLDPYLQSSWQLSDALSLDAGVRYSSIWFDANDHYITAANGDDSGEASYHKWLPAGALKYKVTDAWNVYLSAGRGFETPTINELSYRSGGQNGLNLALKPSTSDTVELGSKTRIGNGLFSAALFQTDTDNEIVVDASSGGRTTYKNAGKTRRQGLELSLDQQFAWDWKLKMAWTLLDATYRSNACGATDCNGNRMPGIARNMGYASFGYQPEQGWYAGADVHYMGDIMADDENSAKAPSYTVAGLNTGYKFLYERWALDLFGRVDNLFDKGYVGSVIVNESNGRYYEPAPGRNYGVGMSVSYRFE
- the yncE gene encoding putative receptor; translated protein: MEFRHLFARRALTAALLFGTSFATFTSHAADELLRKPVDKGAYEMVYSPAEQALYVATSQSRSMDKGGVVYKLDPATLDVKQRIHNDLKPFGAAINTKTDTLWVGNTVDSAVTAIDAKTGEVKGRLVLDKRKRSETVKPMHTRQLAVDEATNTVYVTGLSEDSVIWVIDGETMTLRTTLTGTGKYSTGLAVDSAAKRVYTTNADGELIAFDTTNNKQVLRKKLLDDGKEHFFLNISLDPANHRAFITDSSQPQVLAVDTRDGTVLAKIDAPASLAVLFNPARNEAYVTHRQAGTVSVIDAKTYKVVKPSRRRFTLTAWRCPRMARRCTSASSSLPAVSRKRPARTILSVSHFKPHGGARPHRYPGGQSTAPRGKTARIAAPPDRASRE